A single window of Granulicella mallensis MP5ACTX8 DNA harbors:
- a CDS encoding GH39 family glycosyl hydrolase encodes MFRKLALLLCTLSTVAASAQTIQIQVDLDKPLGADKPITSWFGYDESNYTTMTHGRELLRELHDTSPVPVYIRAHHLLTSGDGVPELKWSSTNVYTLDAKGHPVYDFKIIDGIFDAYQQAGVRPMVELGFMPEALASGPAPYKVSYPRTLDGSVQSPPKDYAAWGELCRTLAAHLVARYGHDQAAQWYWEVWNEPNIPYWHGTQQEYDKLYDFAVAGVRAALPEARVGGPATTSPRDPKAVAFLNAFLQHVAHDKSAANGQPIPLDFISFHAKGEPKIIDGHVRMGLDKELRDADKGFAAIADYPQFRNLPIILSEADPEGCAACSAKENPANNYRNGTLYPAYTAAALKGLFDLQDRHQVNLLAMLSWSFEFEGKDYFQGFRTLATNGIDKPIMNVFRMAGLMSGQRVATTSTGQIPLDQILSSGVQHAPDIDALATHADRSAAILLWNYQDDDLPAADAPTSVTVHGIPADVHRVLLQHDRIDATHSNAYTTWKAMGSPQQPTPAQYAQLKAAGQLQSLTSPEWLDVTSGSVMIPLTLPRQALSLLRLSW; translated from the coding sequence ATGTTTCGCAAGCTCGCTCTTCTGCTCTGCACGCTCTCCACCGTCGCCGCCTCAGCCCAGACCATCCAGATTCAGGTAGACCTCGATAAGCCTCTCGGAGCAGATAAGCCCATCACCAGCTGGTTCGGCTACGACGAATCGAACTACACCACCATGACGCATGGCCGGGAGCTGTTGCGCGAGCTGCATGACACCAGCCCGGTCCCCGTCTATATCAGGGCGCACCATCTCCTCACCTCCGGCGACGGCGTCCCCGAGCTCAAGTGGAGCTCCACCAACGTCTACACCCTGGACGCCAAGGGCCACCCGGTCTACGACTTCAAGATCATCGACGGCATCTTCGACGCCTACCAGCAGGCCGGCGTCCGTCCCATGGTCGAACTAGGCTTCATGCCCGAAGCCCTCGCCAGCGGCCCCGCGCCCTACAAGGTCAGCTATCCCCGCACGCTCGACGGCAGCGTCCAGAGCCCGCCAAAGGACTACGCCGCCTGGGGCGAACTCTGCCGCACCCTCGCCGCGCACCTCGTCGCACGCTACGGCCATGACCAGGCCGCGCAATGGTACTGGGAGGTCTGGAACGAACCCAACATCCCCTACTGGCACGGCACCCAGCAGGAGTACGACAAGCTCTACGACTTCGCCGTCGCCGGTGTCCGCGCGGCTCTGCCCGAAGCCCGCGTAGGCGGTCCTGCAACCACCAGCCCGCGCGATCCCAAGGCCGTGGCCTTCCTCAACGCCTTCCTGCAACACGTCGCGCACGACAAGAGCGCCGCCAACGGCCAGCCCATCCCACTTGACTTCATCTCCTTCCACGCCAAAGGCGAGCCGAAGATCATCGACGGCCACGTCCGCATGGGCCTCGACAAAGAGCTGCGCGACGCCGACAAGGGCTTCGCCGCCATTGCCGACTACCCACAGTTCCGCAACCTCCCCATCATCCTCAGCGAAGCCGATCCCGAAGGCTGCGCGGCCTGCTCCGCCAAAGAGAATCCCGCAAACAACTACCGCAACGGAACGCTCTACCCGGCCTACACCGCCGCCGCTCTTAAAGGGCTCTTCGACCTGCAGGACCGCCACCAGGTCAATCTGCTGGCCATGCTCAGCTGGTCCTTCGAGTTCGAAGGCAAAGACTACTTCCAGGGCTTCCGCACCCTCGCCACCAACGGCATCGACAAGCCCATCATGAACGTCTTCCGCATGGCCGGCCTCATGAGCGGTCAGCGCGTCGCCACCACCAGCACCGGCCAGATTCCACTCGATCAGATCCTCAGCTCCGGCGTGCAGCACGCGCCGGACATTGATGCCCTCGCCACGCACGCGGACCGCAGCGCCGCCATCCTGCTCTGGAACTATCAGGACGACGATCTCCCCGCCGCCGACGCCCCCACCTCCGTCACGGTGCACGGCATCCCCGCCGATGTCCACCGCGTCCTGCTCCAGCACGACCGCATCGACGCGACCCACAGCAACGCCTATACCACGTGGAAAGCGATGGGCTCTCCCCAGCAGCCCACACCCGCACAGTATGCGCAGCTCAAAGCAGCAGGCCAGCTTCAGTCCTTGACCTCGCCCGAGTGGCTCGACGTTACCAGCGGCAGCGTCATGATCCCCCTCACGCTGCCCCGGCAAGCCCTCTCACTCTTGCGCCTGAGTTGGTAG
- the aroC gene encoding chorismate synthase, with amino-acid sequence MLRFSTAGESHGESLVALISGLPAGVPVDQEFLDHELWRRQQGYGRGGRMRIERDTAHILSGVRHGKTIGSPIAMTLANRDWKNWEEILPVGEGDAEKHKAVASPRPGHADLAGALKYDFKDARYILERASARESAARVACGAIAKLLLRALGVEVASHVVRVGSAELSREASFAEIAAIAQREDVLLACVDPESEARMKAEVDQALRTGDTIGGVFEVVVHGLPPGVGTHVNWDERLDGLLAQAVMSLQAVKAVELGRGVTAAQSPGSKVHDAIAYEAEPVSEDAGKFTRFSREHNNAGGIEGGISNGEDLVVRGYLKPISTLRRPLASVSFETRETTKAAYERSDVCVVPAAGVAAEAMVALAVARLVIEKFGGDSLRELHRNFSSYCEQIRAF; translated from the coding sequence ATGCTTCGATTCTCAACAGCCGGCGAAAGCCACGGCGAATCCCTCGTAGCCCTCATCAGCGGACTTCCGGCGGGTGTTCCCGTCGATCAGGAGTTTCTCGACCACGAACTCTGGCGCCGCCAGCAGGGCTATGGTCGAGGTGGCCGCATGCGTATCGAGCGTGACACCGCTCACATCCTCTCTGGCGTACGCCATGGCAAGACCATCGGCTCGCCTATCGCGATGACGCTTGCGAATCGCGACTGGAAGAACTGGGAAGAGATTCTGCCGGTAGGCGAGGGAGACGCGGAGAAGCACAAGGCCGTCGCCAGTCCCCGGCCTGGTCACGCGGATCTTGCCGGTGCTTTGAAGTATGACTTCAAAGACGCCCGCTATATTCTGGAACGCGCTTCGGCACGTGAGTCGGCGGCGCGAGTGGCGTGCGGTGCGATTGCGAAGCTGCTGCTGCGCGCTCTTGGGGTTGAGGTGGCGAGCCACGTTGTTCGCGTCGGCTCGGCGGAGCTCTCGCGCGAGGCCAGCTTTGCCGAGATTGCGGCGATCGCCCAGCGGGAAGATGTCCTGCTGGCCTGCGTCGACCCCGAGTCCGAGGCCCGCATGAAGGCCGAGGTCGATCAGGCCCTGCGTACGGGAGATACAATCGGCGGTGTCTTTGAGGTGGTCGTTCATGGTCTGCCTCCGGGTGTGGGCACGCACGTCAACTGGGATGAGCGTCTCGACGGACTGCTGGCCCAGGCCGTGATGAGTCTCCAAGCGGTCAAGGCCGTGGAGCTTGGCAGGGGCGTGACCGCGGCGCAGTCGCCTGGTTCCAAGGTGCATGACGCGATCGCGTACGAGGCTGAGCCCGTATCGGAAGATGCCGGAAAGTTTACCCGCTTCAGCCGCGAGCACAACAATGCCGGCGGCATCGAGGGTGGCATCTCCAACGGCGAGGATCTGGTCGTCCGCGGGTACCTCAAGCCGATCTCGACGCTGCGCCGTCCTCTTGCTTCCGTCTCCTTTGAGACGCGTGAGACCACCAAGGCCGCCTATGAGCGCTCTGATGTCTGTGTGGTTCCGGCGGCCGGAGTCGCAGCCGAGGCCATGGTTGCGCTTGCGGTGGCGCGGCTGGTCATTGAAAAGTTTGGGGGCGATAGCCTCCGTGAGCTTCACCGAAATTTCAGCAGCTACTGCGAGCAGATAAGAGCCTTTTGA
- the def gene encoding peptide deformylase, producing MSKNEAKPSPKDSKPHKIHEVVKYPDPVLSKPGEKVTEFTPELAQLVDEMFESMYAAQGIGLAAPQIGISKQITVIDVSFKERPEDKLALINPEIIEREGKQVEEEGCLSLPEIREKVSRAARVKVRAQNVKGEFFEVEGEELLARALQHEIDHLHGILFIEHLSRLKRDLVHRRIRKLQKNGEW from the coding sequence ATGAGTAAAAACGAAGCCAAGCCGAGTCCTAAAGACTCCAAGCCGCACAAGATCCACGAGGTTGTGAAGTATCCCGACCCTGTCCTCTCCAAACCAGGAGAGAAGGTCACCGAGTTCACACCGGAGTTGGCGCAACTTGTCGATGAGATGTTTGAGAGCATGTATGCTGCGCAGGGGATTGGTCTGGCAGCGCCGCAGATCGGTATCTCCAAGCAGATCACAGTGATAGACGTAAGTTTCAAAGAGCGACCTGAAGATAAATTGGCGCTCATTAACCCTGAGATCATCGAGCGCGAGGGCAAGCAGGTTGAAGAAGAGGGCTGCCTGAGCCTTCCGGAGATTCGCGAGAAGGTGAGTCGAGCAGCCAGGGTTAAGGTGCGCGCTCAGAATGTAAAGGGCGAGTTCTTTGAAGTAGAAGGTGAAGAGTTGCTGGCTCGGGCTCTACAACACGAGATTGATCATCTTCACGGGATACTCTTTATTGAGCACCTCAGTCGTCTGAAACGGGACCTTGTCCACAGGCGCATTCGCAAGCTACAGAAGAACGGTGAGTGGTAG
- the fmt gene encoding methionyl-tRNA formyltransferase — protein sequence MKLVFCGTPEFAVPTLRAVLDAGHEVALVLTQPDRPAGRKMELQVPPVKRLALQRGLRVLQPERIKSDQELRGTLEGIQPDAILVVAYGRIIPGWMLELPRFGNINLHGSLLPKYRGAAPIQWAVAKGETETGVTTMRLDAGLDTGDMLLEERIPIGPDTTATELFAQLSHVGVEVVLQTLDGLAKGTLTGRPQNHDEATLAPLLTREDGKLDLAHRTAQEAYNRWRGFYPWPGAHATLHGKRFLVHRMHPSSADLKLVPGELDWSTGELLVGAAEETLLVLDEVQLEGKPRLAGINFVRDFQLHAGEHLD from the coding sequence ATGAAACTGGTTTTCTGCGGTACCCCGGAGTTTGCTGTCCCGACGCTCCGTGCCGTTCTGGATGCGGGCCACGAGGTTGCGTTGGTCCTTACTCAGCCGGATCGTCCTGCCGGGCGCAAGATGGAGTTACAGGTGCCGCCGGTGAAGCGGCTGGCGCTCCAACGCGGTCTGCGTGTGTTGCAGCCGGAGCGGATCAAGTCTGACCAGGAACTTCGTGGAACACTCGAAGGAATTCAGCCAGATGCCATTCTAGTCGTTGCTTATGGCCGCATTATTCCAGGCTGGATGCTGGAGCTGCCGCGCTTTGGCAACATCAATTTGCATGGATCTCTGCTGCCCAAATATCGGGGCGCGGCTCCGATCCAATGGGCTGTTGCGAAGGGCGAGACCGAGACAGGGGTGACGACGATGCGTCTTGACGCAGGACTCGATACCGGGGATATGTTGTTGGAAGAGCGAATCCCTATCGGACCAGACACGACGGCTACCGAGCTTTTTGCACAGCTTTCGCACGTTGGGGTTGAAGTCGTGCTCCAGACGCTCGACGGACTGGCGAAGGGGACACTTACAGGCAGACCTCAGAATCACGACGAGGCGACGCTTGCGCCTTTGCTGACGCGGGAGGATGGGAAGCTCGACCTGGCTCATCGCACGGCGCAGGAGGCTTACAACCGCTGGCGCGGGTTCTATCCGTGGCCGGGAGCCCATGCAACATTGCATGGCAAGCGCTTCCTGGTTCATCGCATGCATCCTTCCTCTGCGGATTTGAAATTGGTTCCCGGGGAGCTCGATTGGTCCACGGGTGAACTGCTTGTTGGTGCGGCGGAGGAAACGCTATTGGTGCTCGACGAGGTGCAGCTTGAGGGGAAACCGCGACTTGCGGGGATAAACTTCGTGCGAGACTTTCAGCTTCATGCGGGTGAGCATCTTGACTGA
- a CDS encoding transcription antitermination factor NusB — translation MSILTDPRRPGPGGRPEGRPPQRPAAKSTQKPLASITPARLAAFEILERVATSSAHSDDLLYGSGLALLSQADKNLTTALVLGTLRWQIALDARIKPLLQRPELTLAQPVQTALRLGAFQLLHMDRIPAHAALSESVELARAAGHPYAVGMVNAVLRKLAAAKPPGQRLHESTAAFAERLGHPSWLAERWVTNYGRATALAICEYDQQEPRAGDLFSQEDTEEGGSQPRLDDGSRLVGELAAASVSGAQRIWDCCAAPGGKTLLLAQRHPQADLLATDVSSYRLRAMAQRLQRDVHGKKVRTIEADASTLSEDEGLFDLILCDVPCSGTGTLARNPEIRHHLRPSDLARQAERQRAILSAALLRLAPGGRLIYSTCSLEPEENEQVVKVVFEGAKEKTGISLVSAEPVVARLQEQGVLAAEANVAKLTRDGFLRTLPGAGFEGDGFFAAVFVRG, via the coding sequence GTGAGCATCTTGACTGACCCGCGCAGACCAGGCCCGGGCGGAAGACCTGAGGGGAGACCTCCCCAACGACCAGCCGCAAAATCTACCCAGAAGCCGCTTGCCAGCATTACTCCGGCGCGCCTGGCGGCGTTCGAGATTCTTGAACGCGTGGCGACCAGTAGCGCCCACAGCGATGATCTTTTGTATGGCTCGGGTCTGGCGTTGCTTTCGCAGGCGGACAAGAATCTGACCACTGCTTTGGTGCTGGGCACGCTGCGCTGGCAGATCGCGCTGGATGCCCGCATCAAGCCCTTGTTGCAGCGGCCTGAACTGACGCTGGCGCAGCCTGTCCAGACGGCTCTGCGGCTGGGTGCTTTCCAGCTGCTGCACATGGATCGCATCCCGGCCCATGCGGCATTGAGCGAGAGTGTAGAGCTTGCCCGTGCGGCGGGACATCCTTACGCCGTGGGGATGGTGAACGCTGTGCTTCGGAAGCTGGCTGCGGCGAAGCCTCCGGGGCAGCGGCTGCATGAGTCTACGGCTGCGTTTGCCGAGCGTCTGGGACATCCTTCGTGGCTTGCTGAGCGGTGGGTGACGAACTACGGCCGGGCCACAGCGCTGGCCATCTGCGAGTACGACCAACAGGAGCCAAGGGCTGGAGACCTTTTTTCTCAGGAAGATACCGAAGAAGGTGGAAGCCAGCCGAGGCTCGACGACGGCTCGCGCCTAGTGGGTGAGCTTGCGGCTGCCAGTGTTTCCGGGGCGCAACGCATCTGGGATTGCTGCGCGGCTCCAGGCGGCAAGACCCTGCTGCTGGCGCAACGGCATCCGCAGGCGGATCTGCTGGCGACGGATGTTAGTTCATACCGGCTGCGCGCGATGGCGCAGCGGCTTCAGCGAGATGTTCACGGCAAAAAGGTTCGCACGATTGAGGCTGACGCTTCGACGCTCTCTGAAGATGAGGGGCTCTTCGACCTGATCCTCTGCGATGTGCCGTGCAGCGGTACTGGAACACTGGCGCGGAACCCTGAGATCCGGCACCACTTACGGCCGAGTGATCTGGCTCGGCAGGCGGAGCGGCAGAGAGCGATTCTCTCCGCGGCGTTGCTGCGGCTTGCGCCGGGGGGACGGCTTATCTACTCCACCTGCTCGCTGGAGCCGGAGGAGAATGAGCAGGTGGTGAAAGTGGTCTTTGAAGGAGCTAAGGAGAAGACCGGCATCTCTCTCGTCTCGGCAGAGCCGGTGGTTGCCAGGTTGCAGGAGCAGGGAGTTCTGGCTGCCGAGGCGAACGTGGCGAAGCTTACGCGCGATGGTTTTCTGCGGACGTTGCCGGGAGCCGGGTTTGAGGGCGATGGTTTCTTCGCGGCGGTCTTTGTGCGGGGTTAG
- a CDS encoding TonB-dependent receptor, giving the protein MLFFMALVPCTISAQATGGLRGSVLDPSSAVIPGATITLTKGGEVRKTTSGSDGVYTLRDLEPGSYRIAVTAPGFVLPPNAMVAIASGHTRQLNLTLSIAVEQENVQVSGQSSGVSLSPDENSGAIILKGDDLDALSDDPDELQNELQALAGPAAGPNGGQIYIDGFTGGQLPPKSSIREIRVNQNPFSAEFDSIGYGRVEILTKPGSDKFSGHIASLGVDSALNTNNALVPNTPEYHLYFLQSDVTGPLTKHSSYFISIFGMRRQVQNIIDATDPSNVATQLLATNPNPSSILDINPRIDFQIGANNTFSIRDAFHRNVASGNGVGNLNLASQALNAINYENALQISDTIVVNPHLINETHFQWRRIRNSQYAVVTTPTQTVQGAFTTGGNYAGTNTDHQDVMELQNYSTATAGKHTIRFGARLRSYRDANVTTSGENGQYNFQNTSQYEACLPSPNPGCAPDQYQAVVIRNSLARALLFDAALFYQDDWRVKPGLTFSYGVRYEGQNRIRDHADFAPRLAVAWAPHFDSKKPPKTVLRAGYGWFYSRFTMPGQLGSGTGTPYVIQTIHQNGVNQQSYVINDLQPQPGGYDLDASLPASTLQSYPGSTPAIDTIDPHFHAALNMQGGVGIDRTLWKNTTANVTYLFTRGVHQYFTNVVTAPAFDVDTYTITGPPPTVYNNQFQSGGIFNESQITATFGTHYKKLGINANYAFSDAKSNTSGVTYVPSVAQNPGLDYGRASFSIHNRLFLLATYTAPHGITIAPLLAAQSGTPYNITIGDDLTGNNQYNARPTYGTCGTPDVVSTPFGCLDENPAGKNERMIPYNVGTGPVNVAFHMRISKSIGIGPHIKTQTGGPNMQAGGGALSGNQQQIKLDASVPRRYNLTFIAGALNVFNIDNRGTPNGTLKSPLFGQSVTLASGPFGMPSPGNRVVFLQALFSF; this is encoded by the coding sequence ATGCTGTTTTTCATGGCTCTTGTGCCCTGCACGATCTCCGCGCAGGCGACAGGCGGGCTCCGCGGTTCGGTCCTCGATCCAAGCAGCGCTGTCATTCCCGGAGCCACGATCACTCTGACAAAGGGTGGCGAAGTCCGTAAGACCACCTCCGGCTCGGATGGCGTCTACACTCTTCGCGATCTGGAGCCTGGCAGCTACCGGATCGCGGTTACGGCTCCCGGATTTGTTCTCCCACCCAACGCAATGGTCGCGATCGCATCGGGCCATACCAGGCAACTCAACCTCACCCTCTCCATCGCCGTCGAACAGGAGAACGTGCAGGTCAGCGGGCAATCCTCCGGAGTCAGCCTCTCTCCCGATGAAAACTCCGGAGCCATCATCCTCAAAGGCGATGATCTCGACGCGCTCTCGGACGACCCGGATGAGCTGCAAAATGAGCTGCAGGCGCTCGCCGGGCCGGCTGCTGGTCCGAATGGTGGACAGATCTACATCGATGGCTTCACCGGGGGCCAACTTCCGCCCAAATCGTCGATCCGGGAGATTCGGGTCAACCAGAACCCCTTCTCTGCGGAGTTCGACAGCATCGGCTACGGACGGGTTGAAATCCTTACCAAACCCGGCTCGGACAAATTCAGCGGCCACATCGCGTCGCTTGGAGTTGATTCCGCACTCAACACGAACAACGCCCTGGTTCCCAACACCCCCGAATATCACCTCTACTTTCTTCAGAGCGACGTCACAGGCCCACTCACAAAGCATTCTTCCTACTTCATCAGCATCTTCGGTATGCGGCGGCAGGTGCAAAACATCATCGACGCGACCGACCCATCGAACGTAGCGACACAGCTTCTCGCGACCAATCCCAATCCGTCGTCCATCCTGGACATCAACCCGCGCATTGATTTCCAGATAGGAGCGAACAATACCTTTTCCATCCGCGATGCGTTCCATCGCAACGTGGCCTCCGGCAACGGCGTGGGCAACCTGAACCTGGCGAGCCAGGCGCTCAATGCAATCAACTATGAGAACGCCCTGCAGATCAGCGACACGATCGTCGTCAATCCGCACCTTATCAACGAGACACATTTTCAGTGGCGGCGCATACGAAACAGTCAGTACGCCGTCGTCACGACACCGACGCAAACCGTGCAAGGCGCATTTACCACCGGCGGCAACTACGCCGGCACCAATACGGATCACCAGGACGTCATGGAACTGCAGAATTACTCCACGGCCACCGCGGGGAAACACACGATCCGCTTCGGCGCTCGGCTTCGCTCTTACCGCGACGCCAATGTGACAACCTCCGGTGAGAACGGTCAGTACAACTTCCAGAACACCTCGCAATACGAGGCCTGCCTTCCATCGCCCAACCCAGGCTGTGCCCCGGATCAGTACCAGGCGGTCGTCATCAGGAATTCGCTCGCACGCGCCCTGCTCTTTGACGCGGCCCTTTTCTATCAGGACGACTGGCGCGTCAAACCCGGTCTCACCTTCAGCTATGGTGTGCGGTATGAAGGCCAGAATCGCATCCGCGATCACGCAGACTTTGCACCGCGCCTCGCTGTAGCCTGGGCTCCGCACTTCGACAGCAAGAAGCCGCCCAAGACGGTCCTGCGTGCAGGTTACGGCTGGTTTTACAGCCGCTTCACGATGCCGGGCCAGTTAGGTTCAGGTACGGGTACGCCCTATGTCATTCAGACCATTCACCAGAACGGAGTCAATCAACAGTCCTACGTCATCAACGATCTACAGCCACAGCCCGGGGGCTACGACCTGGATGCTTCTCTTCCAGCGAGTACGCTACAGAGCTATCCCGGTTCTACGCCCGCAATCGATACGATCGACCCGCACTTTCATGCTGCCCTTAATATGCAGGGCGGCGTCGGCATCGACCGCACACTCTGGAAAAACACCACCGCCAACGTCACGTATCTCTTCACACGAGGCGTCCACCAGTATTTTACGAATGTCGTAACCGCGCCTGCGTTCGACGTGGACACCTACACGATCACCGGCCCGCCGCCCACGGTCTACAACAATCAGTTTCAATCAGGCGGTATCTTCAACGAAAGCCAGATCACCGCTACGTTCGGTACGCATTACAAAAAGCTCGGCATCAACGCCAACTACGCCTTCAGCGATGCGAAGAGCAATACCTCCGGCGTCACGTACGTTCCTTCGGTTGCTCAAAATCCAGGGCTTGACTATGGCCGCGCTAGCTTCAGCATTCACAACCGGCTTTTCCTGCTTGCCACCTACACCGCACCGCATGGCATCACCATTGCGCCGCTACTCGCAGCGCAGTCCGGCACTCCCTACAACATCACCATCGGCGACGACCTGACCGGCAACAACCAATACAACGCCCGTCCCACCTATGGAACCTGCGGCACACCGGATGTCGTCTCGACACCCTTCGGCTGCCTGGATGAGAACCCCGCCGGGAAAAATGAAAGGATGATCCCCTACAACGTTGGCACGGGTCCGGTAAACGTCGCCTTTCACATGCGTATCAGCAAGAGCATCGGCATTGGTCCCCACATCAAGACACAGACCGGAGGCCCCAACATGCAGGCGGGCGGAGGAGCACTGAGCGGCAATCAGCAGCAGATCAAGCTCGACGCGAGCGTCCCACGGCGTTACAACCTGACCTTCATCGCCGGCGCACTCAACGTATTCAACATCGATAATCGCGGAACCCCGAACGGGACCCTCAAGTCTCCCCTCTTCGGTCAATCCGTCACCCTCGCAAGCGGCCCCTTCGGAATGCCCTCACCAGGAAATCGCGTCGTTTTTCTGCAGGCGCTCTTCAGCTTCTGA
- a CDS encoding PASTA domain-containing protein: protein MKQYFQLALTALSMIAVILISAALTLRIALHGHELSVPNFSGMTVPEASDAALRSGLDLTIENKFYSTTVPAGRMLSQAPAAGSRVRRGWQVRVTESLGPQQVTIPDVAGEPLRQASMDIRRMSLDLGTMAHIDAPGAPDVVLAQTPPPNAGVDQPRVSLLLSSTANSASSAFVLPSFVGLSYAAANHAAAALGLRVWYIADTPPAAPVTPKPPQAVATGPGGIKLDANGQAIAISATPAAPAAPAAPVGPVTGQKPESGYRVNRGDAVRLIFGHTVSQSTNQAGN, encoded by the coding sequence ATGAAGCAATACTTCCAACTGGCCCTTACTGCGCTGTCGATGATCGCGGTGATCCTCATCTCCGCCGCGCTCACGCTGCGGATTGCACTGCATGGGCACGAGTTGTCCGTACCGAACTTCTCCGGCATGACGGTCCCCGAAGCCAGTGACGCGGCCCTGCGCAGCGGACTCGACCTCACCATCGAAAACAAGTTTTACTCCACGACCGTGCCCGCCGGCCGCATGCTGTCGCAGGCCCCGGCTGCCGGCTCGCGTGTGCGCCGAGGCTGGCAGGTGCGCGTGACCGAGAGCCTGGGACCACAACAGGTCACCATCCCCGACGTGGCAGGCGAGCCTCTACGGCAGGCCTCAATGGACATTCGCCGCATGTCCTTGGATCTCGGCACGATGGCGCACATCGACGCTCCGGGAGCCCCCGACGTCGTCCTCGCGCAGACACCTCCACCGAATGCGGGTGTTGACCAGCCGCGCGTCAGTCTGCTGCTCAGCTCCACGGCGAACAGTGCCTCCAGCGCCTTCGTGCTGCCCTCGTTCGTCGGCCTCAGCTACGCAGCCGCGAATCACGCCGCCGCCGCTCTCGGGCTGCGCGTCTGGTACATCGCGGACACACCTCCAGCGGCTCCCGTCACACCCAAACCACCCCAGGCCGTAGCCACCGGCCCCGGAGGCATAAAGCTCGACGCCAACGGGCAGGCCATCGCCATCTCTGCAACACCGGCAGCACCCGCAGCGCCTGCAGCCCCAGTAGGACCTGTCACTGGGCAAAAGCCCGAATCAGGCTACCGCGTCAATCGAGGCGATGCCGTTCGCCTCATCTTCGGGCATACGGTAAGTCAGAGCACGAATCAGGCAGGAAATTAG
- a CDS encoding cation diffusion facilitator family transporter yields MQGESTAELEQRSAAKGAAALSSLMAALAITLLKLITGVLTGSLGMLSEAAHSAIDLIASAITLMTVRVSDRPADEQHNYGHGKLENLSAALETIIMVASCVWITIEAVQRILHHKHLDLRWSVWPFLVLMLSMAVDFTRSRTLHRIAEEQRSEALEADALHFGTDLWSAGAVFLGLLATFIGEQLHLPGLEYADPIAALAVAVIILCVTWKLARRTLDSLLDATPPEAREQIRHDLIQNLEATDGILYVKRVRVRRGGSDYFVDLTLGLPRNLTFQRAEQIGFAATATVQKLLPGADVVIHTVPVAALRESVFDRVRAVAARSNLAIHDVSVQQYDGALHVEQHLEVPETMSLREAHDIATHLEAEMRREVPGIATVLTHIESEPATIAHPAQIGATENLTKQLLATALIFPEIIDIHEITVTRGHGGSASSVQVNCHCTLPDDLPMSRVHEVITEFESEFRLHHPQVSRVLIHPEPATDNRR; encoded by the coding sequence ATGCAAGGCGAATCGACGGCAGAACTGGAACAACGTAGCGCAGCCAAAGGTGCGGCGGCCTTGTCGTCCCTGATGGCTGCGCTCGCCATCACGCTGTTGAAGCTCATTACCGGCGTTTTAACCGGTTCGCTCGGCATGTTGAGCGAGGCCGCACACTCGGCTATCGACCTCATCGCCTCCGCCATCACGCTGATGACGGTACGCGTCTCAGATCGACCTGCCGACGAGCAGCACAACTACGGCCACGGCAAACTGGAAAATCTCTCCGCCGCGCTCGAGACCATCATCATGGTCGCCTCCTGCGTGTGGATCACCATCGAGGCCGTGCAGCGCATTCTGCATCACAAGCATCTCGACCTGCGCTGGTCCGTCTGGCCCTTCCTCGTTCTAATGCTCTCCATGGCCGTGGACTTCACGCGCTCCCGCACCCTGCACCGCATCGCCGAAGAACAGCGCAGCGAAGCCCTGGAGGCCGACGCGCTCCACTTCGGCACCGATCTCTGGTCGGCGGGAGCTGTCTTCCTGGGCCTGCTCGCTACGTTCATCGGAGAGCAGCTGCATCTGCCCGGACTGGAATACGCCGATCCCATCGCGGCTCTCGCCGTGGCCGTCATTATTCTGTGCGTCACCTGGAAGCTGGCGCGCCGGACCCTCGATTCCCTGCTGGACGCGACTCCGCCCGAAGCCCGCGAACAGATTCGCCATGACCTTATCCAGAACCTCGAAGCCACGGACGGAATCCTCTACGTCAAACGCGTTCGAGTGCGCCGCGGCGGATCGGATTACTTCGTCGACCTCACGCTGGGTCTACCGCGCAACCTGACCTTCCAGAGAGCCGAACAGATCGGTTTTGCCGCAACCGCGACCGTGCAGAAGCTGCTGCCGGGAGCCGATGTAGTCATCCACACGGTGCCGGTCGCGGCGCTACGCGAGAGCGTCTTTGACCGTGTCCGCGCCGTGGCCGCACGATCGAACCTCGCCATCCACGACGTCAGCGTGCAGCAGTACGACGGCGCTCTGCACGTCGAGCAGCACCTCGAGGTGCCTGAGACAATGTCTCTCCGCGAGGCCCACGACATTGCAACCCATCTCGAGGCCGAGATGCGCCGCGAGGTTCCTGGTATCGCCACGGTGTTGACTCACATCGAGAGCGAACCCGCCACGATCGCACACCCCGCCCAGATCGGAGCCACGGAAAATCTCACCAAACAGTTGCTGGCGACAGCCCTGATCTTTCCTGAGATTATCGACATCCACGAGATCACGGTCACGCGCGGCCACGGAGGCTCTGCGAGCAGCGTGCAAGTCAACTGCCACTGCACCCTCCCCGACGATCTCCCGATGTCCCGCGTGCATGAGGTCATCACCGAGTTCGAGAGCGAGTTCCGCCTCCACCATCCCCAGGTCTCCCGCGTGCTCATCCATCCGGAACCGGCAACCGACAACCGCCGATAG